The DNA sequence TTTTAGTACTTATTCCTTCAAAACATTCGAGTTCGTTAATTTTTAGTAAAAAAGGATTTTTATTAAATTCGACAGAGTTCATATCTTTTATTTCATCTATAAAAGTAAAATCTACTTTTTTGAGAAACATTCTTATTATCGTTTCACCTTTTCTTAAAAAACTCATTGCTTGATTGTAAAAGTAAAGGGAATTTATTAAATTTCCCTCAATAATATTTTTCTTAACTTTCCTGAGGATATTAAGATAATCATCTATATATGCTATCATCTCGAAACTTTTATATTCCGTTATCTCTTCTGAATTAACTAACTTATTTGATACCTGTATCATAAAATCAAATATCATAGGTATTGAATATATGTTATTAAACCCTTTTTTATCAAGTTCTTTTTCTATAAAATCAAGAGTAATTAAATATTTGACAAAATCGTAATCATTATCGAAATATTTTTTAAATTCAATAAGTTCCTTATTGTTAATAAGCTCTTCTTTTAAAATAAGGTCGTCAAATATTCCGAATATAAGATATAAGGGTTCGTTTTTAACGTTTAACATCTTTAAAAACCTTTAATTCCTCTTTAAAAAGCTCTTTAACTTCATCAAGTTTTGGAAGTTTGATATTTTCATCTTTTACTCTACTATCAAGCTCTTTTACGTTGTTTATAAACTCATTTAACTTCTTTTTATTAAAGATATCCTTAACCGGATAAAGAAAATTAATATATGTCAGTTCTCCGTTTAAGGGGTTTTTAAGATAATATGACACTTGTAACTTAATTTCGTCTTTTGCATATAATCCCTCAGATATATATTTGTTAAGAATTAAGAATTCGTCTTTTTTATCTTTTATATATTTGTTTAAGTCTTTTGATAATTTACTCTTATTTGTAACAAGAAAATCAATCCCTATTCTTAAAAAAGAGCCGTTTAAAACGTTTTTGTTATTAGAGTTAAGGGTAAGTACTAAAATCATTTGTTACCTCCCACGCCGTTAAATAATTGTTGTTGATATAATTTATTATCTTGTTCTACCGCTTTAATCCTATCTTTTTCTATCTCTCCAAATTTTGCATAAACGGAAGCGTTATCCTCTTTTATAACCATTTCGGTATAAAGAAGAGTGTTTTTATTCACCTTAAATAACGGCTTTAGATTGTTTAAATAGTCTTCTCCGAATAATCTTATTAACGCACTTGTAAGCTCAACCAAACCTACCCCCCAATAATCTCTCGGGTTAGGTTTTTGATAATTTGTAGTTACAATAGGTACGGTATTATTATCGGTGTTATAGTATGTTACCTGTTGAGTTTGTTGTGCGTTTTGTAACGCTTTCATATAAGCGGTAGCTTGCTTGTAGGCTATGTCGTTTGCAATAAGCAAACTTTTACTAAGAAGTGTTTTAATTCTTGCACTATCAATATAATCGGCTACATTTAAAGAAGTCTTGTTAGAATTCATAAAATAACCCTGAGCGGTAGCTCTTACGTTGCCTATTTTTACATATAAAGGAAACGCTAAGAGCACTTCTCTTTTATAATCAGGTACAAACTTTGTAAATACCGAAACTTTTTTGTATCCCTCTTTTCCAAAATTCAAATCACATCTAAGCTCTCCAAATCCGTCTGAGCCGAATATTTTTATATCTTGTTCGACTCTACAATATCCACCGACAAAATAATAAACCGGTTTAGATTGAATTTTAGGTTGAGGTTGAGATTTTTGTTTTAAAGTTAAAGTCTTTTTATTGTCTGCGAGAATTTTTGCGTTTTTAGCATATGAAACATATTGCGGAGCTTTTAAAGAATCTTGAATATCGGTAGCTATTACGCTGTCAAGAAACGTGTCTTCTTTACTCTTTTCTGGCTTTATAGCCTCTTTTTTTACGGCAAAATCCGCCGCATTAGATTCTTGTCTTTGTTTCATAATATATTCATAAGGATTAGTTGCTAAAAGTGGTAAAACCGCAATAAATAACATTACTATCTTTCTCATTTTAGTTATCCTTTTGTTTTAAAATATTTAACGCAATACTTTTTTGATACTTAGATAGATTAAAAGTTATCTGTTTGTTTTTAAGAAGATAGATTTTTGCTCTTGTAAGCAATTTATTTAACTCATTAACCTCATCAGATGTGAGTTTCAAGTCATCATTTACATTGTTTTCATATGTTTTTAATTCTTTTTCCAAATTTGTATATGTAGTGTTTAAATAGCTATCAATCTTGCTAAAAGCTTTTGAAACTTGCGGGTCACAAGAAAAATAACAGCAAGCTTGAGTTTTAACTGCAATAAATACTATACTAAGATATAACCATTTCTTTTGGAATTTCAATATCCGCTCCTTTAATTTCTTTTACTCTCCTTACGTTTTCAGCAGGTTTTCCGGCTCTAAGTTCCATTATTGCCTTTGCAATAACTTTTGGATTCAAAATAATCTCTTTACTTGATAACTCTTTTATCTGCTCCGACAAAGATAAAAATTTAAGATAAACGTTTTTCTCTTTTAACTTTTGAAATATCTTTTCTAAGTTCATTTGTTTTCCTCCAATCTTAAAAATTCAATTTTTTGATTTTTTTTTACGTTAAAATTTATTTCGCTAAGTTTCAATAACAACCCTCTCCCGTTTTTGCTTAGAAGAGAATTTATTTTTCTAAGTTGTTTTATCTCTTCTTTTTTCGCGATTAAAATATTTTTATAACTTTTATTAATATTAGACGAATTTTGAATAGTTTTACTAAGTACATCATTGATTTTCTTTTGTGTTTCCCTCTCTACCTCAAAGATTTTAGAGCTACAGCAGCATATAGCCGCATACGAATTCGTAAATAACAGAGCTAAAAAAACTATTTTTCCGAATCGAATAGCCATTGCTCTTCCTCCGAAATTTTCTGATTAAGAGTAAAAAGCCCTCTTTCATATTCAACAAAAGCGTAAAACCTTTTAGCGTATTCATCATAAAATTTGATATATTCAGGATTTTCCGCCCACATATTTTTTAAATCTTTTAAGGCATCTTTTATATTCTCAGGCGGTAATACTATTTTAGTTCCCAAGCTTCTAAAAACATCTTCGGGTAAGTCACCTGCAAATTGAGAAATAAATCCTAAGTGAATATTATATTTTGCCGCTTCTCTTGCAAATTCCGAAAAATTCGATACAAAACTTTTGTATTTAAGATAACTATGAGCCTCCTCGAGATAGTAATAAACGGGAGTAGGTAATTTTCCTTTTGCCTTAAACTCTTTACCTCTTTGTTTATCTTGCTTATATAGCTTTTGAAAAATAAACCAAAACGCCGGGACAAATTCCTTTTCACCAAGAGATTTTAAATCGTCGATATCGAAATAGAAAAATTTTTTAGCCGCATCAAGAGTAAATGAGCTATATCCGTTAAATAACTTATTAGAATTCAAAGCCTTTAACTTCAATAAAGTATTTTCAATGGAGTTTCTTTGCATATCATCAATAGTTTGAGATTGTTTTTTAATTGACAAATAATTGATTAAATCAATTATTCTCGGCTTATTAAGGAAAGCAAAATCACTATCAAGAGGGATATCGGTATTTTTAGTAAATTCATTGTTAAGCTCAGGATGAGCTTCAAATAAATTATTAATAACTTTTCTATACGCCTCATCTTCCATTAATTTATATAAATTAACTCCTTGATAACCATTAAAAAAAACATTATTTATAGCTTCTTTAAGCTCCCCTATCTCAATAGCGTTAAAAGGAGCTATATCGTGCCCTTCAAGGTACATATTCATAATCATAATTGAAAAATCAACCTCTTCAAAATCGGGCACTCCGTTTTTAGCAGAGATATCTAAAAATGAAAACCTAAACTCTTTAAGATTTTGAATAGAAACTACCTCTTTTGAGACATTTGACTCTTTAAGTTTTGAGACAAACTTAATTGCCGAGTTACCTTTGTCAAAATATCTCATATAGAATTCTTTGTTATTCACTCTGTTTATTTTTACATCATAGCGGATAATACCGGAAGTCATTTTTTGTAAGAAAAATGACTTCCCTGCCCTCGTTTTACCTAAGATAAAAAAGTGCGGCGTAGCACTCTCGGCAAAAGAGAATGAAACATAATTATGAGAGATATCTCTTCCCCTTAATACTTTCGGATTCTTAACTTTAAGCTCTTTATTTTTAAACACTTGTGAAATTAGAGGCACTGCGTCCTCAACCGCAATATAAAAATCAAAATCTATATCTCTGCTAAGAATAGGCGTTTTATAAATAAGACTTTTTTTAAAAATCTCTTTTTCTATATATATAGAAGAGTTAAAAAAGCCCGAGATATCAGCTATAATTTTTGGATTGTCAATTACTGCGACAATATTTGCCATAATAATTGAATAGTTATCTTCTTTATTTCTTAGACTTTCCTCAAAATTGATAAACTCTTGTTTTATTTCTTTATTTTTTTCAAATTTTTTAACATCGCCTACTAAGAACTTTGTTTTTCGTTGAATAATGTCTCTATTGATAATAAGTGTAATAGCGATATAACCTTTCCAATCAAGTTTAAACAAATCAAGCAAGTTAATATTATTTAACGATGTAGTATTACCGACTATTTGATAAAGTTTATAGTCTTTAACTTGCTTATATGCCCCTTCTAAAAAAATTTTTTTAAAACCGCAACCGATAGGGTCTATATACGCAGGAGTTTTATCATAAATTATATTTTCGGTTTTTAATCCAAAACTTTCAAAATCGCTTTTATATACATTAACTTGAAAAATATCCAAGAGAGCTTTGATAATAGCTTTTGAAGATAATAATTTTGCTTCAAAAAACCCTGCGATTCTTTCTAAAAGAGCTTTATTTTCGGAAAATAAATAAACGGAGCTTTTTGAAACAAAATCGTAACTTCCCTCAAAATTTACCTTGTTTTTAGTTAAAAAAATATATATATTTCCCTGCTTAAACGCAAATTCTTTTACTATTTGCGGCAATATAGACAATGTTCTTTGGATATTTCCAAAACCTTTAATTTCAACTGCGTAGAGTTTTTTTTGCGGAGTTTTAACATAATTTTTACCCGCATCGACAATTGTAAAAGAGTCGGAGAAATTAAGATAGCTATCTCCGATTTTCTTTAAGATACAATCTCGTGTTATCTCCTTAATAAGAAAAGCACTATCTTTTAAAAACGACTTAATTCCCATTATCGTTCTCCTTTACTTTTACCTCAGAACAAATAAAATATTTTTTTGGAATAAAAATGTTGTGTTTTTCATCTATTTTTATATATTTACCTTGAATATCCTCTTTTTTAGGAAAAATAAAAAAACCTTTCGGAAGAGTGATACCTTTCCCGTTCCATTCAGGATTTTTCCAGATAGGTTCTAAAATAGAACCGATTTTATAAAAATAAACAAGGTTGTCTAAATCCTGTTTTAAAATACATTTAGTTTTTGTAACGTACTTAATTTGAGGCTTTGTTTGCACATTCTGAGTATTATTTTGTAATTTATTTAAGTCAATTACCGCACTCTTATTGTTATCAGTTGTATTAATATCACTTACTTCAACCTTTTCAATTGCACCGGCAGCGGCATATTTTTTGTTTTTTTCATCATTTTTAGGTGGGGGAGGTGTTTGAGGTGCTTGAACTACCTTTACCTCTTTTTCTTTTTTAAGAGGTTTATTTATCTTAGTTTGTTTATTTGCCTCCGCAAGAATTTCATTAACACCTATAAACTTAACAAGGGCTACAAACCCAACAAATGCCGCAATTATTAAACCTATAATAATCAATATTTTTTTTAGAGGAGATTTTTTCTTAATAACTTCCTCTTTAATTTTTTCTTTTTTCTTTTCCGTTTTTTTATCCGCTTTATTTTTCTGTTTTTTGGAAGCCTCAGGAGTATCCAAAACCCCTAAGGCTTGAAGTTTTCTAAGTTTCATAAGTTGCCTTTATTGTGCGGCAATAGATACCGCGTTAGCATATACTTTACCAAGCAACGCCGCAAGTCCTGCTTTAATTGAATTTTTATCGAAAATCATCTGTCCGATAAGTCCTGCGAAGAATAATCCTCCGATAACTCCACCAATAGCAGCTACAACATAAGCTATCATCTTTTCTTTACTTATATCTCTTGTGTCCGTATCTTCTTTTTTTTCGTAATGTTTCTTAACTCCGTACATCAAACCGATAGGAAGAATAAGCCAAGCCAACGCCAACCCGAGAATGAATAATGCTAAAATACCTTTTAAAAGAAACATAAGTATTCCGATTATATTTGCGACAAATCCCTTATCCGTTGCATTTGCCGTGTAATCTTCCGCCTGCGCGACAGCAGGTAATCCAAAGATAATAAGCAACATTATCGCTTTATTGTACGATTGTGAAAATTTCTCTTTTAAAAATGAAACCATTTTTACTCCTTTTTCTTGATTTTAAGAAAATTATACGAATTTTTCCCCGAGTTCAACGAGGTGGTAAAAGAAAATTTTGAAAAATTTTTGAAAATTTTAGAAGTTTTTTACTTTTTAGCAAGAGTTCCGAAAAGTTTAATATATGCAAGATAGAATTTTTTTGCATAAACAGTGCTGCCGTTATAACAAATAAGAGTCTTATATATATTGTAATTGTTATAATCAAAGCACTTTCTTAAAATTTTTGTCCCTTTTATAATTGAATATTCGGGATTAAGCGCAAGTTTTTCCTCAGTTTCGGTTAAATTCTTTGAATTTATCTGCATCAATCCTATGTCATAAGAAGAAACTTTCATTAATTTAAGATTTTCTATAAGCATCTTAGCGGTTTTTTTTGTTTTAGGAGAAACGGAAACGGCTTTA is a window from the Caminibacter pacificus genome containing:
- a CDS encoding ATP-binding protein — translated: MGIKSFLKDSAFLIKEITRDCILKKIGDSYLNFSDSFTIVDAGKNYVKTPQKKLYAVEIKGFGNIQRTLSILPQIVKEFAFKQGNIYIFLTKNKVNFEGSYDFVSKSSVYLFSENKALLERIAGFFEAKLLSSKAIIKALLDIFQVNVYKSDFESFGLKTENIIYDKTPAYIDPIGCGFKKIFLEGAYKQVKDYKLYQIVGNTTSLNNINLLDLFKLDWKGYIAITLIINRDIIQRKTKFLVGDVKKFEKNKEIKQEFINFEESLRNKEDNYSIIMANIVAVIDNPKIIADISGFFNSSIYIEKEIFKKSLIYKTPILSRDIDFDFYIAVEDAVPLISQVFKNKELKVKNPKVLRGRDISHNYVSFSFAESATPHFFILGKTRAGKSFFLQKMTSGIIRYDVKINRVNNKEFYMRYFDKGNSAIKFVSKLKESNVSKEVVSIQNLKEFRFSFLDISAKNGVPDFEEVDFSIMIMNMYLEGHDIAPFNAIEIGELKEAINNVFFNGYQGVNLYKLMEDEAYRKVINNLFEAHPELNNEFTKNTDIPLDSDFAFLNKPRIIDLINYLSIKKQSQTIDDMQRNSIENTLLKLKALNSNKLFNGYSSFTLDAAKKFFYFDIDDLKSLGEKEFVPAFWFIFQKLYKQDKQRGKEFKAKGKLPTPVYYYLEEAHSYLKYKSFVSNFSEFAREAAKYNIHLGFISQFAGDLPEDVFRSLGTKIVLPPENIKDALKDLKNMWAENPEYIKFYDEYAKRFYAFVEYERGLFTLNQKISEEEQWLFDSEK
- a CDS encoding transglycosylase SLT domain-containing protein, encoding MKKSILIFLSISFLFAESIGGGLAEKIERIANYYNIDPKVIYTIIKIESNFNPFSINANFKSKEKKKAFIKLLKQYGVKYSVWGKAVSVSPKTKKTAKMLIENLKLMKVSSYDIGLMQINSKNLTETEEKLALNPEYSIIKGTKILRKCFDYNNYNIYKTLICYNGSTVYAKKFYLAYIKLFGTLAKK